A genomic stretch from Aminobacter aminovorans includes:
- a CDS encoding ABC transporter permease, whose protein sequence is MNSSWSRFNITAIVLGFAFLYLPIVLLVVFSFNESKLVTVWGGFSTKWYVSLFHNQGLMDAAWVTIRVGLISATMATILGTLAALALTRYTRFRGRVLFSGMVFAPLVMPEVITGLSLLLLFVAVGLDRGFFTLTLAHITFSMCFVAVVVQSRLVTFDRSLEEAAMDLGAPPVKTFFQITLPVILPAIISGWMLAFTLSIDDLVISSFTSGPGATTLPMKIYSQVRLGVTPEINAACTILIAIVACGVIAASLVNKRREVQRLRDEQAAQRG, encoded by the coding sequence ATGAACTCGAGCTGGAGCCGCTTCAACATCACGGCCATCGTGCTGGGCTTTGCCTTCCTCTATCTGCCCATCGTGCTGCTGGTCGTCTTTTCCTTCAACGAATCGAAGCTCGTCACCGTCTGGGGCGGCTTCTCGACCAAATGGTATGTCTCGCTCTTCCACAATCAGGGTCTGATGGACGCGGCCTGGGTGACCATCCGCGTCGGCCTGATCTCGGCAACGATGGCGACCATTCTCGGCACGCTCGCCGCATTGGCGCTGACCCGCTATACGCGCTTCAGGGGCAGGGTGCTGTTTTCGGGCATGGTGTTCGCGCCGCTGGTCATGCCGGAGGTCATCACCGGCCTGTCGCTGCTACTATTGTTCGTCGCCGTGGGCCTGGATCGCGGCTTCTTCACGCTCACGCTTGCCCACATCACCTTCTCGATGTGCTTCGTCGCTGTCGTGGTGCAGTCGCGGCTTGTCACCTTCGATCGCTCGCTCGAGGAAGCGGCGATGGATCTCGGCGCGCCGCCTGTCAAAACCTTCTTCCAGATCACCTTGCCGGTCATCCTGCCGGCGATCATTTCCGGCTGGATGCTGGCCTTCACGCTGTCGATCGACGACCTGGTGATTTCGAGCTTCACCTCGGGGCCGGGCGCTACCACCTTGCCGATGAAGATCTACAGCCAGGTGCGCCTCGGCGTGACGCCCGAGATCAACGCCGCCTGTACAATCCTGATCGCCATCGTCGCCTGCGGTGTCATTGCCGCCTCGCTGGTCAACAAGCGGCGCGAGGTCCAGCGCCTGCGTGACGAACAGGCAGCGCAGCGAGGGTGA
- a CDS encoding ABC transporter permease subunit, which produces MKHPLSAITDRLVILIPYLWLLFFFLIPFFIVFKISLSTTAIAMPPYTPVLGLSDGMSGLMSQIGEFSFDNYLWLTQDALYFNAYVSSVIIAGISTFLALLVGYPIAYGMARAPATIRPTLLMLVILPFWTSFLIRVYAWIGILKPEGLLNQLLLATGVIDQPLVILNTHTAIFIGIVYSYLPFMILPLYSALEKMDYSLIEAAQDLGCPPATAFWKITFPLSLPGVIAGCLLVFIPAVGEFVIPDLLGGSQTLMIGKTLWNEFFANRDWPVSSAVAVILLLLLVVPIMFFQQAQARAQEQGR; this is translated from the coding sequence ATGAAACACCCGCTCTCCGCCATCACCGACCGCCTCGTCATCCTCATCCCCTATCTCTGGCTGCTGTTCTTCTTCCTCATTCCGTTCTTCATCGTCTTCAAGATCTCGCTGTCGACGACGGCAATCGCCATGCCGCCCTATACGCCCGTGCTCGGGCTTTCGGACGGCATGTCCGGCCTGATGTCGCAGATTGGCGAGTTCAGCTTCGACAACTACCTCTGGCTGACGCAGGACGCGCTCTACTTCAACGCCTATGTCTCAAGCGTCATCATCGCCGGGATTTCGACGTTTCTCGCGCTGCTTGTCGGCTATCCCATCGCTTATGGCATGGCGCGCGCGCCGGCGACCATCCGTCCGACCTTGCTGATGCTGGTGATCCTGCCGTTCTGGACCAGCTTCCTGATCCGGGTCTACGCCTGGATCGGCATCCTCAAGCCCGAGGGCCTGCTCAACCAGCTGCTGCTTGCCACCGGCGTCATCGACCAGCCGCTGGTGATACTCAACACGCACACGGCGATCTTCATCGGCATCGTCTATTCCTACCTGCCGTTCATGATCCTGCCGCTCTATTCGGCGCTGGAGAAGATGGACTATTCGCTGATCGAGGCGGCGCAGGACCTCGGCTGCCCGCCAGCTACCGCTTTCTGGAAGATCACCTTCCCGCTGTCGCTGCCTGGCGTCATCGCCGGTTGCCTGCTGGTGTTCATCCCGGCTGTCGGCGAGTTCGTCATCCCCGACCTTCTCGGCGGTTCGCAGACGCTGATGATCGGCAAGACGCTGTGGAACGAGTTCTTCGCCAACCGCGACTGGCCGGTTTCCTCTGCGGTGGCGGTGATCCTGCTTCTGCTGCTGGTCGTACCCATCATGTTCTTCCAGCAGGCGCAGGCACGCGCCCAGGAACAGGGGCGCTGA
- a CDS encoding ABC transporter ATP-binding protein: MKSLGNIRREFAPWNKPDAKPYIQFKDVTKRFGDFTAVNNLSLSIYEREFFALLGASGCGKSTLLRMLAGFEEPTSGQIMLDGQDLRGIPPYRRPVNMMFQSYALFPHMTVEQNIAFGLKQDGMPKADIDTRVAEMLKLVKLSQFAKRKPHQLSGGQRQRVALARAVAKRPKVLLLDEPLGALDKKLREETQFELMDLQQTLGLTFVVVTHDQEEAMTMADRIAILDKGEVMQVATPAEVYEAPGSRFVADFVGNINMFEGKVADRDGAGATIASANGVTIRTANAGDAAAGSEVAFAIRPEKIKVSSKKPETGDNVMEGEIYDIAYLGDMTIFHVQLGNGQVVKASSLNATRATEDPLSWDDKAWISFRNDAGVVLTR, from the coding sequence ATGAAATCGCTCGGCAATATCCGCAGGGAGTTTGCTCCCTGGAACAAGCCAGACGCCAAGCCCTACATTCAATTCAAGGACGTCACCAAGAGGTTCGGCGACTTCACCGCCGTCAACAACCTGTCTCTGTCGATCTACGAGCGCGAGTTCTTCGCGCTGCTTGGCGCCTCGGGCTGCGGAAAGTCGACGCTGCTGCGCATGCTGGCCGGCTTCGAAGAACCGACCTCCGGCCAGATCATGCTCGATGGTCAGGACCTGCGCGGCATCCCGCCCTACCGGCGGCCGGTCAATATGATGTTCCAGTCCTACGCGCTGTTCCCGCACATGACGGTCGAGCAGAACATCGCCTTCGGCCTCAAGCAGGACGGCATGCCCAAAGCCGATATCGACACCCGCGTTGCCGAGATGCTCAAGCTGGTCAAGCTCAGCCAGTTCGCCAAACGCAAGCCGCACCAGCTTTCGGGTGGCCAGCGCCAGCGCGTCGCACTGGCCCGCGCAGTGGCCAAGCGGCCCAAGGTGCTTTTGCTCGATGAACCGCTCGGCGCGCTCGACAAGAAGCTGCGTGAGGAAACCCAGTTCGAACTGATGGACCTGCAGCAGACGCTGGGCCTGACCTTCGTCGTCGTCACCCACGACCAGGAAGAGGCCATGACGATGGCCGACCGCATCGCCATTCTCGACAAGGGCGAAGTGATGCAGGTGGCGACACCGGCCGAGGTCTATGAAGCGCCGGGCTCGCGCTTCGTCGCCGACTTCGTCGGCAACATCAACATGTTCGAAGGCAAGGTCGCCGACCGCGACGGCGCGGGCGCGACAATCGCCAGCGCCAATGGTGTCACCATCCGCACGGCCAATGCCGGTGACGCTGCCGCCGGCAGCGAGGTCGCCTTCGCCATCCGGCCCGAAAAGATCAAGGTCTCGTCGAAGAAGCCGGAAACCGGCGACAATGTCATGGAAGGCGAAATCTATGACATCGCCTATCTTGGCGACATGACCATCTTCCACGTCCAACTCGGCAACGGCCAGGTGGTCAAGGCGAGCTCGCTCAACGCGACGCGCGCCACCGAGGACCCGCTGAGCTGGGACGACAAGGCCTGGATCTCATTCCGAAACGACGCCGGCGTCGTTCTGACGCGATAG
- a CDS encoding polyamine ABC transporter substrate-binding protein: MNRRALWLTAASALIAVFTIPAGAQERVVNVYNWSDYIDSTIIEDFTKETGIKVVYDVYDSNEILETKLLAGGSGYDVVVPTASPFLARQIQAGVYQKLDKSKLPNLVNVWDVVSSRTAAYDPGNEYSVNYMWGTVGIGYNQKKIKEALGIDKIDSWDVVFKPEQLAKLADCGVYVLDSPTDIFPTTLNYLGLKPQSTELGDLSKAEETLLAVRPSIRKFHSSEYINALANGDICLAVGWSGDVFQARDRAAEADQGVVVDYVIPKEGAEMWFDQMAIPADAQHVAEAHEFINYMLKPEVAAKASNYIFYANGNKASQQFIDKEITSDTAIYPDEATLAKLFTVPPYDPKTQRAVTRSWTKIVTGQ, encoded by the coding sequence ATGAACCGTAGAGCGCTTTGGCTGACCGCCGCGTCAGCCCTTATCGCCGTGTTTACAATCCCCGCCGGCGCCCAGGAGCGGGTCGTCAACGTCTATAACTGGTCCGATTACATCGACTCGACGATCATCGAAGACTTCACCAAGGAGACCGGCATCAAGGTCGTCTATGACGTCTACGATTCGAATGAGATTCTTGAAACCAAGCTGCTCGCCGGTGGCAGCGGCTACGACGTCGTGGTGCCGACGGCCAGCCCCTTCCTGGCGCGCCAGATCCAGGCCGGTGTCTACCAGAAGCTCGACAAGTCCAAGCTGCCCAACCTGGTGAACGTCTGGGACGTGGTCAGCTCGCGTACCGCCGCCTACGATCCGGGCAACGAATACTCGGTCAACTACATGTGGGGCACGGTGGGCATCGGCTATAACCAGAAGAAGATCAAGGAAGCGCTCGGCATCGACAAGATCGACAGCTGGGACGTGGTCTTCAAGCCGGAACAACTGGCCAAGCTGGCCGATTGCGGCGTGTACGTGCTGGATTCGCCAACCGACATCTTCCCGACCACGCTGAATTATCTCGGGCTCAAGCCGCAGTCGACCGAACTCGGCGACCTGTCCAAGGCGGAAGAGACCTTGCTCGCGGTGCGGCCGTCGATCCGCAAGTTCCATTCGTCGGAATACATCAACGCGCTCGCCAATGGCGACATCTGCCTGGCCGTCGGCTGGTCGGGTGACGTCTTCCAGGCGCGCGACCGCGCCGCGGAGGCGGATCAGGGCGTCGTCGTCGACTACGTCATCCCCAAGGAAGGTGCCGAGATGTGGTTCGACCAGATGGCGATCCCGGCCGATGCCCAGCATGTCGCCGAGGCGCACGAGTTCATCAACTACATGCTGAAGCCGGAAGTCGCGGCCAAGGCCTCGAACTACATCTTCTACGCCAACGGCAACAAGGCATCGCAGCAGTTCATCGACAAGGAGATCACCAGCGATACGGCGATCTATCCTGACGAAGCGACGCTCGCCAAGCTCTTCACCGTGCCGCCTTACGATCCCAAGACCCAGCGCGCGGTGACCCGCAGCTGGACCAAGATCGTCACCGGACAATAA
- a CDS encoding DMT family transporter: MTDPAVPLSNANALQVSRRDERLGIALVFLSALMWSLGGAIGRFIEIDDIWTVVFWRSFWAAAFLLAFMAWRDGLRGTLQLFGGMGLPGLLVAICFATASTSFVIALAYTTVANVLLMQAGVPLLAALFAWVLFRERVALATWVAILAVILGVAIMVSESLTGQVSPVGDGLALLIAVVFSIATVITRRFSHVRMTPATCLGTMIAAAFAASQASAFAVTPREMGFLFAFGVVNLGLGLAFFATGARLIPAAVAALIGTFEPMLGPIWVWLVHSEVPSLRTIAGGAVIFVALLVHLGLEFRRQAQPQRPGVTGMPMPD, from the coding sequence ATGACAGACCCGGCAGTCCCGCTTTCCAACGCCAATGCGCTGCAGGTTTCGCGGCGGGACGAGCGTTTGGGCATAGCCCTGGTGTTCCTGTCGGCGTTGATGTGGAGCCTCGGCGGCGCCATCGGGCGCTTCATCGAGATCGACGACATCTGGACCGTGGTGTTCTGGCGCTCGTTCTGGGCCGCCGCTTTCCTTCTGGCCTTCATGGCCTGGCGCGACGGCCTGCGCGGAACGCTGCAGCTGTTCGGTGGCATGGGCTTGCCCGGGCTGCTGGTTGCCATCTGCTTTGCCACCGCCTCGACGTCATTCGTTATTGCCCTTGCCTACACCACCGTTGCCAACGTGCTGCTGATGCAGGCCGGCGTGCCTCTGCTGGCGGCGCTCTTTGCTTGGGTGCTTTTTCGCGAGCGGGTGGCGCTGGCGACATGGGTGGCGATCCTGGCGGTGATACTGGGGGTGGCGATCATGGTCTCCGAGTCGCTCACCGGCCAGGTTTCGCCTGTCGGCGACGGCCTCGCCTTGCTGATTGCGGTGGTGTTTTCGATCGCCACCGTCATCACCCGCCGGTTCTCGCATGTGCGCATGACGCCGGCCACATGCCTGGGCACCATGATCGCAGCAGCCTTTGCCGCCTCGCAGGCCTCTGCCTTTGCCGTCACGCCACGCGAAATGGGGTTCCTGTTTGCCTTCGGCGTCGTCAATCTCGGGCTGGGCCTCGCCTTCTTTGCGACCGGGGCAAGATTGATCCCGGCCGCCGTTGCCGCCCTGATCGGCACGTTCGAGCCGATGCTGGGGCCGATCTGGGTCTGGCTCGTTCATTCCGAAGTGCCGTCGCTTCGCACCATTGCCGGAGGTGCTGTTATTTTCGTTGCTTTGCTTGTGCATCTGGGGCTCGAATTCAGGCGCCAGGCGCAACCGCAAAGACCCGGCGTCACCGGCATGCCGATGCCGGATTGA
- a CDS encoding NADPH-dependent FMN reductase: protein MPPKIKLAIIYGSAREGRFCDTVVNWVTAEVAGHQQFTIELVDPRDLGRNRAEVARRLGDADAFMVVTPEYNHGYTADLKALIDAHSIQWQAKPLAFVSYGGISGGLRAIEQLRLVFAELHVVAIRDTVSFASAWSKFDRNGTLMDPHASRKAMSALLARLQWWAINLREARANTPYLEVAA, encoded by the coding sequence ATGCCCCCGAAAATCAAGCTCGCCATCATCTATGGCAGCGCCCGCGAGGGCCGATTCTGCGATACCGTCGTCAACTGGGTCACTGCCGAGGTTGCGGGTCACCAGCAATTCACGATCGAGCTTGTCGATCCGCGCGACCTCGGCAGAAATCGCGCTGAGGTGGCCCGCCGCCTCGGCGACGCCGACGCCTTCATGGTGGTGACGCCGGAGTACAATCACGGCTACACCGCCGACCTCAAGGCGCTTATCGACGCGCACAGCATCCAGTGGCAGGCCAAGCCGCTGGCATTCGTCTCCTATGGCGGCATTTCGGGCGGGTTGCGGGCGATCGAACAGTTGCGCCTGGTGTTTGCCGAACTGCATGTCGTGGCAATCCGCGACACGGTCAGTTTCGCCAGCGCCTGGAGCAAGTTCGATCGCAACGGCACGCTGATGGACCCGCACGCCTCGCGCAAGGCGATGTCGGCGCTGCTTGCTCGCCTGCAATGGTGGGCGATCAATCTGCGCGAGGCACGCGCCAACACGCCATATCTGGAGGTGGCCGCATGA
- a CDS encoding MFS transporter, whose protein sequence is MNALQQVRVAEAAAAPDRLAGRNVTLLLISTLTIMSGATISPSLPAIESHFAGSPDVEILTRLVLTLPALSIVICASFAGGLADRFGRRPLLIVAALLYGLGGMSGLLAESLPTLLVGRALLGIAVAGIMTTATALVGDYFSGPARDRFMGYQSAFVGFGGLIFLTGGGMLAELHWRAPFAVYGLSLLLIPAVIAFIDEPVRSRLPSSTISTRASAGTAWLAVFTVYIAAMLNSVAFYLLPTQLPFHLNAMGIGSPTLAGLAIGLSSLIGAVAALAYARLRASLGVIGVFGLAFGLMATGYILLGLANALVMVLLAAAVVGLGLGIMMPNIAAAAMAAAAPEVRGRVAGGMTASIFAGHFISPFASQPMIAAFGFANTYLYAGLAVGSIAVLGGASAILRASTDRSNRAGLKG, encoded by the coding sequence ATGAACGCGCTGCAACAGGTTCGTGTCGCGGAAGCGGCTGCTGCACCCGACCGGCTTGCCGGCCGCAACGTAACATTGCTTCTGATCAGCACGCTGACGATCATGTCGGGCGCAACGATTTCGCCGTCGCTGCCGGCGATCGAAAGCCATTTCGCCGGCAGTCCAGACGTCGAAATTCTGACAAGGCTCGTGCTGACGCTGCCAGCGCTGTCCATTGTCATCTGCGCCTCATTCGCCGGCGGGCTGGCCGACCGCTTCGGCCGCCGGCCGCTGTTGATCGTTGCAGCGCTGCTCTATGGGCTGGGCGGTATGTCGGGGCTTTTGGCGGAGAGCCTGCCCACACTTCTCGTCGGACGCGCGCTGCTCGGCATTGCTGTTGCCGGCATCATGACGACGGCAACAGCGCTTGTCGGCGACTATTTCAGCGGACCGGCGCGTGATCGCTTCATGGGGTATCAGTCGGCATTCGTCGGCTTCGGCGGGCTGATCTTCCTGACCGGAGGCGGCATGCTCGCAGAACTGCACTGGCGTGCGCCCTTCGCCGTCTACGGCCTGTCGCTGCTGCTGATCCCGGCAGTCATCGCCTTCATCGACGAGCCGGTCCGCAGCCGCTTGCCGTCGTCGACCATTTCCACCCGAGCCTCGGCGGGCACGGCATGGCTTGCAGTCTTCACCGTTTACATCGCGGCCATGCTCAACAGCGTCGCATTTTACCTGCTGCCGACCCAATTGCCGTTCCATCTCAATGCCATGGGCATCGGTTCGCCGACGCTGGCTGGCCTTGCGATCGGGCTCAGCAGCCTGATCGGCGCGGTTGCCGCACTGGCCTATGCGCGCCTTCGCGCCAGCCTTGGCGTAATCGGCGTGTTCGGCCTCGCCTTTGGTTTGATGGCGACAGGCTACATCCTGCTGGGACTGGCGAACGCGCTGGTCATGGTCCTGCTGGCCGCCGCGGTGGTCGGCCTGGGCCTCGGCATCATGATGCCCAACATCGCGGCTGCGGCAATGGCGGCCGCGGCGCCCGAAGTGCGCGGACGTGTTGCAGGCGGCATGACCGCCAGCATCTTCGCCGGGCATTTCATCTCGCCCTTCGCCAGCCAGCCGATGATCGCGGCATTCGGCTTTGCCAACACTTATCTCTATGCCGGGCTCGCTGTCGGCAGCATCGCTGTGCTCGGCGGAGCATCCGCAATCCTCCGCGCAAGCACCGACAGGTCAAACAGGGCGGGCCTCAAAGGCTAG